The Thermoanaerobaculia bacterium genome window below encodes:
- the rfaE2 gene encoding D-glycero-beta-D-manno-heptose 1-phosphate adenylyltransferase codes for MAQILSRRQAADAAEKLRREGRKLVFANGAFDLLHVGHVRYLEAARREGDFLVVGVNSDASVRRLKGEGRPILPEGERAELVAALRCVDAVVVFDESSPAALIGELRPSVHAKGTDYTPESVPERAAVEEAGGRVVIVGDPKDHATTALVARLRGAK; via the coding sequence GTGGCGCAGATCCTGTCCCGTCGACAGGCCGCCGACGCGGCGGAAAAGCTTCGGCGGGAAGGTCGGAAGCTCGTCTTCGCCAACGGCGCCTTCGATCTCCTCCACGTCGGCCACGTCCGCTATCTCGAAGCCGCGCGCCGCGAGGGAGACTTCCTCGTCGTCGGCGTCAATTCCGATGCTTCCGTGCGCCGGCTCAAGGGGGAGGGGCGGCCCATCCTCCCGGAAGGAGAGCGCGCCGAGCTCGTGGCCGCGCTCCGCTGCGTCGACGCGGTCGTCGTGTTCGACGAATCCTCTCCGGCGGCGCTGATCGGCGAGCTGCGGCCTTCGGTCCACGCGAAGGGAACGGACTACACGCCGGAGTCCGTCCCGGAGCGCGCCGCGGTCGAGGAAGCCGGGGGGCGCGTCGTGATCGTCGGAGATCCGAAGGACCACGCGACGACGGCGCTCGTCGCGCGGCTGCGGGGCGCGAAGTGA